In Anguilla rostrata isolate EN2019 chromosome 1, ASM1855537v3, whole genome shotgun sequence, a genomic segment contains:
- the LOC135248902 gene encoding synaptotagmin-14-like isoform X2, translated as MASDITPEAIGFLSAVGVFVVVLAVLFLFINKKLCFSRVGGLPCLEQYGRRKRAKDKASIHQGLDQDTARQCSSGALIHDLYLCSIFQKRLDRCAGGSAAPPHGGI; from the exons tcACTCCTGAGGCCATCGGCTTCCTCTCGGCTGTGGGCGTCTTCGTGGTGGTGCTGGCTgtgctcttcctcttcatcaacAAGAAGCTGTGCTTCTCCCGCGTGGGCGGCCTACCCTGCCTGGAGCAGTACGGCAGGAGGAAGCGCGCCAAGGACAAGGCCAGCATCCACCAGGGCCTGG ACCAAGACACGGCTCGTCAGTGCAGCTCTGGGGCACTTATTCATGATCTCTACCTGTGTTCTATATTCCAGAAAAG GCTTGATCGGTGTGCTGGGGGGTCCGCTGCTCCTCCTCACGGTGGGATATAG
- the LOC135248884 gene encoding synaptotagmin-16-like isoform X3, whose amino-acid sequence MSSPQEVQGGASAFSAWLSQVSGAISGAFLGPAKPGPTAAEEPPADRAQDGADTLLLEDGLHSGRSSRAGVASLDVSAMDPQEKLEAIRARLAQLGLTDEQITERLSTIPEENEDLESQLFDLEEGGMSTLTPHCSDADGLSRLSYQDPLMCGEDERGSVGSRGTADELEPGPRAASAVTEDSLDPGPSLQGAEESMEMETAVDNQGFDNNEATDSSSTWSPEVLQSGEQGAGEPLSEPPTSHHPISKCGDLIIILDYKAEAQKLLVTVVTARDIPDKERSGMDAWQVHVVLLPGKKQRHKTSVQRGSAPRFSETFRFSRLDPGELGGSALRFRLYAMGKIGRERMMGERLFHLSGLRPDGEMEATLVLEPRSNMKSADSQLSLSAVSQSDSASSTQSLSHGGVPELLIGLSYNATTGRLSVELIKGSHFRNLAINRPPDTYGKMTLLNSMGQEISRCKTSIRRGQPNPVYKETFVFQVALFQLSDVTLMISIYNRRSMKRKEMVGWVSMGQNSSGEEEQLHWQDMKESRGQQVCRWHVLLES is encoded by the exons atgtcatctccTCAGGAGGTGCAGGGCGGGGCCTCTGCGTTCTCCGCCTGGCTCTCTCAGGTCTCCGGGGCCATTTCCGGCGCCTTTCTGGGCCCCGCTAAGCCGGGGCCCACAGCTGCTGAAGAGCCCCCAGCAGACAGAGCCCAGGACGGGGCGGACACCCTGCTGCTGGAGGATGGCCTGCACTCAGGCAGGAGCTCCAGAGCGGGCGTGGCCAGCCTGGACGTGTCCGCCATGGACCCCCAGGAGAAGCTGGAGGCCATCCGCGCCCGGCTCGCCCAGCTGGGCCTGACGGACGAGCAGATAACAGAGCGCCTCTCCACCATCCCGGAGGAGAACGAGGACCTGGAGAGCCAGCTCTTCGACTTAGAGGAGGGCGGAATGAGCACACTGACCCCACACTGCTCCG ACGCCGATGGGCTCAGCAGGTTGAGCTATCAGGACCCCCTGATGTGCGGGGAGGACGAGCGGGGCTCCGTCGGGTCCCGGGGCACGGCGGACGAGCTGGAGCCCGGTCCGCGCGCGGCCTCCGCCGTCACGGAGGACAGCCTGGACCCCGGCCCGAGCCTACAGGGCGCAGAGGAGAGCATGGAGATGGAGACCGCCGTGGACAACCAAGGCTTCGACAACAACGAGGCCACGGACAGCTCCTCCACGTGGAGCCCCGAGGTACTGCAGTCAGGG GAACAAGGTGCTGGGGAGCCACTCTCCGAGCCGCCCACCTCCCACCATCCAATCTCCAAGTGCGGCGACCTCATCATCATCCTGGACTACAAGGCGGAGGCGCAGAAGCTGCTGGTGACCGTGGTGACGGCGCGGGACATCCCGGACAAGGAGCGCAGCGGCATGGACGCCTGGCAGGTGCACGTGGTGCTGCTGCCGGGCAAGAAGCAGCGGCACAAGACCAGCGTCCAGCGGGGGTCGGCGCCCCGCTTCAGCGAGACCTTCCGCTTCTCCCGCCTGGACCCCGGCGAGCTGGGCGGCTCCGCCCTGCGCTTCCGCCTCTACGCCATGGGCAAGATTGGGCGCGAGCGCATGATGGGCGAGCGGCTCTTCCACCTGAGCGGCCTCCGCCCCGACGGAGAGATGGAGGCCACGCTGGTGCTGGAGCCTCGCAGCAACATGAAG AGCGCGGACTCCCAGCTGAGCCTGTCGGCCGTCTCTCAGAGTGACAGCGCCTCCTCCACGCAGTCCCTGTCCCACGGCGGAGTCCCCGAGCTGCTCATCGGCCTGTCCTACAACGCCACCACTGGCCGCCTTTCCGTGGAGCTCATCAAGGGCAGCCACTTCCGCAACCTCGCTATCAACAGACCACCTG ACACCTATGGAAAAATGACTCTGCTCAACTCCATGGGGCAGGAGATCTCCCGCTGCAAGACCTCCATCCGACGGGGGCAGCCCAACCCCGTCTACAAGGAGACCTTCGTCTTCCAGGTGGCGCTCTTCCAGCTGAGCGACGTCACCCTCATGATCTCCATCTACAACCGGCGCAGCATGAAGCGCAAGGAGATGGTGGGCTGGGTCTCCATGGGCCAGAACAGCAGCGGCGAGGAGGAGCAGCTCCACTGGCAGGACATGAAGGAGTCGCGGGGCCAGCAGGTGTGCCGCTGGCATGTCCTGCTCGAGTCCTAA
- the LOC135248902 gene encoding uncharacterized protein LOC135248902 isoform X1, translating to MASDITPEAIGFLSAVGVFVVVLAVLFLFINKKLCFSRVGGLPCLEQYGRRKRAKDKASIHQGLDQDTARQCSSGALIHDLYLCSIFQKRCVRFSQSINQLQCTDQTAQ from the exons tcACTCCTGAGGCCATCGGCTTCCTCTCGGCTGTGGGCGTCTTCGTGGTGGTGCTGGCTgtgctcttcctcttcatcaacAAGAAGCTGTGCTTCTCCCGCGTGGGCGGCCTACCCTGCCTGGAGCAGTACGGCAGGAGGAAGCGCGCCAAGGACAAGGCCAGCATCCACCAGGGCCTGG ACCAAGACACGGCTCGTCAGTGCAGCTCTGGGGCACTTATTCATGATCTCTACCTGTGTTCTATATTCCAGAAAAGGTGTGTCCGCTTCTCGCAGTCAATCAATCAGCTCCAGTGTACTGATCAAACTGCTCAATAA
- the LOC135248884 gene encoding synaptotagmin-16-like isoform X1 — MSSPQEVQGGASAFSAWLSQVSGAISGAFLGPAKPGPTAAEEPPADRAQDGADTLLLEDGLHSGRSSRAGVASLDVSAMDPQEKLEAIRARLAQLGLTDEQITERLSTIPEENEDLESQLFDLEEGGMSTLTPHCSVNSYGDDEDQSTSSDSEDEIIKQFEISVSRSQSFRSGAGAAEAGQPSAPGQRHKFTRLLSDQEEGSTEPSDCEDADGLSRLSYQDPLMCGEDERGSVGSRGTADELEPGPRAASAVTEDSLDPGPSLQGAEESMEMETAVDNQGFDNNEATDSSSTWSPEVLQSGEQGAGEPLSEPPTSHHPISKCGDLIIILDYKAEAQKLLVTVVTARDIPDKERSGMDAWQVHVVLLPGKKQRHKTSVQRGSAPRFSETFRFSRLDPGELGGSALRFRLYAMGKIGRERMMGERLFHLSGLRPDGEMEATLVLEPRSNMKSADSQLSLSAVSQSDSASSTQSLSHGGVPELLIGLSYNATTGRLSVELIKGSHFRNLAINRPPDTYGKMTLLNSMGQEISRCKTSIRRGQPNPVYKETFVFQVALFQLSDVTLMISIYNRRSMKRKEMVGWVSMGQNSSGEEEQLHWQDMKESRGQQVCRWHVLLES, encoded by the exons atgtcatctccTCAGGAGGTGCAGGGCGGGGCCTCTGCGTTCTCCGCCTGGCTCTCTCAGGTCTCCGGGGCCATTTCCGGCGCCTTTCTGGGCCCCGCTAAGCCGGGGCCCACAGCTGCTGAAGAGCCCCCAGCAGACAGAGCCCAGGACGGGGCGGACACCCTGCTGCTGGAGGATGGCCTGCACTCAGGCAGGAGCTCCAGAGCGGGCGTGGCCAGCCTGGACGTGTCCGCCATGGACCCCCAGGAGAAGCTGGAGGCCATCCGCGCCCGGCTCGCCCAGCTGGGCCTGACGGACGAGCAGATAACAGAGCGCCTCTCCACCATCCCGGAGGAGAACGAGGACCTGGAGAGCCAGCTCTTCGACTTAGAGGAGGGCGGAATGAGCACACTGACCCCACACTGCTCCG TGAACAGCTACGGGGACGACGAGGATCAGTCCACGTCTTCGGACAGCGAGGACGAGATCATCAAGCAGTTTGAGATCTCCGTGTCCCGCTCTCAGAGTTTCCGCTCGGGCGCGGGCGCGGCCGAGGCCGGGCAGCCGAGCGCCCCCGGGCAGCGCCACAAATTTACGCGCCTGCTCTCCGACCAGGAGGAGGGCAGCACGGAGCCCTCGGACTGCGAAG ACGCCGATGGGCTCAGCAGGTTGAGCTATCAGGACCCCCTGATGTGCGGGGAGGACGAGCGGGGCTCCGTCGGGTCCCGGGGCACGGCGGACGAGCTGGAGCCCGGTCCGCGCGCGGCCTCCGCCGTCACGGAGGACAGCCTGGACCCCGGCCCGAGCCTACAGGGCGCAGAGGAGAGCATGGAGATGGAGACCGCCGTGGACAACCAAGGCTTCGACAACAACGAGGCCACGGACAGCTCCTCCACGTGGAGCCCCGAGGTACTGCAGTCAGGG GAACAAGGTGCTGGGGAGCCACTCTCCGAGCCGCCCACCTCCCACCATCCAATCTCCAAGTGCGGCGACCTCATCATCATCCTGGACTACAAGGCGGAGGCGCAGAAGCTGCTGGTGACCGTGGTGACGGCGCGGGACATCCCGGACAAGGAGCGCAGCGGCATGGACGCCTGGCAGGTGCACGTGGTGCTGCTGCCGGGCAAGAAGCAGCGGCACAAGACCAGCGTCCAGCGGGGGTCGGCGCCCCGCTTCAGCGAGACCTTCCGCTTCTCCCGCCTGGACCCCGGCGAGCTGGGCGGCTCCGCCCTGCGCTTCCGCCTCTACGCCATGGGCAAGATTGGGCGCGAGCGCATGATGGGCGAGCGGCTCTTCCACCTGAGCGGCCTCCGCCCCGACGGAGAGATGGAGGCCACGCTGGTGCTGGAGCCTCGCAGCAACATGAAG AGCGCGGACTCCCAGCTGAGCCTGTCGGCCGTCTCTCAGAGTGACAGCGCCTCCTCCACGCAGTCCCTGTCCCACGGCGGAGTCCCCGAGCTGCTCATCGGCCTGTCCTACAACGCCACCACTGGCCGCCTTTCCGTGGAGCTCATCAAGGGCAGCCACTTCCGCAACCTCGCTATCAACAGACCACCTG ACACCTATGGAAAAATGACTCTGCTCAACTCCATGGGGCAGGAGATCTCCCGCTGCAAGACCTCCATCCGACGGGGGCAGCCCAACCCCGTCTACAAGGAGACCTTCGTCTTCCAGGTGGCGCTCTTCCAGCTGAGCGACGTCACCCTCATGATCTCCATCTACAACCGGCGCAGCATGAAGCGCAAGGAGATGGTGGGCTGGGTCTCCATGGGCCAGAACAGCAGCGGCGAGGAGGAGCAGCTCCACTGGCAGGACATGAAGGAGTCGCGGGGCCAGCAGGTGTGCCGCTGGCATGTCCTGCTCGAGTCCTAA
- the LOC135248884 gene encoding synaptotagmin-16-like isoform X2 has translation MSSPQEVQGGASAFSAWLSQVSGAISGAFLGPAKPGPTAAEEPPADRAQDGADTLLLEDGLHSGRSSRAGVASLDVSAMDPQEKLEAIRARLAQLGLTDEQITERLSTIPEENEDLESQLFDLEEGGMSTLTPHCSVNSYGDDEDQSTSSDSEDEIIKQFEISVSRSQSFRSGAGAAEAGQPSAPGQRHKFTRLLSDQEEGSTEPSDCEDADGLSRLSYQDPLMCGEDERGSVGSRGTADELEPGPRAASAVTEDSLDPGPSLQGAEESMEMETAVDNQGFDNNEATDSSSTWSPEEQGAGEPLSEPPTSHHPISKCGDLIIILDYKAEAQKLLVTVVTARDIPDKERSGMDAWQVHVVLLPGKKQRHKTSVQRGSAPRFSETFRFSRLDPGELGGSALRFRLYAMGKIGRERMMGERLFHLSGLRPDGEMEATLVLEPRSNMKSADSQLSLSAVSQSDSASSTQSLSHGGVPELLIGLSYNATTGRLSVELIKGSHFRNLAINRPPDTYGKMTLLNSMGQEISRCKTSIRRGQPNPVYKETFVFQVALFQLSDVTLMISIYNRRSMKRKEMVGWVSMGQNSSGEEEQLHWQDMKESRGQQVCRWHVLLES, from the exons atgtcatctccTCAGGAGGTGCAGGGCGGGGCCTCTGCGTTCTCCGCCTGGCTCTCTCAGGTCTCCGGGGCCATTTCCGGCGCCTTTCTGGGCCCCGCTAAGCCGGGGCCCACAGCTGCTGAAGAGCCCCCAGCAGACAGAGCCCAGGACGGGGCGGACACCCTGCTGCTGGAGGATGGCCTGCACTCAGGCAGGAGCTCCAGAGCGGGCGTGGCCAGCCTGGACGTGTCCGCCATGGACCCCCAGGAGAAGCTGGAGGCCATCCGCGCCCGGCTCGCCCAGCTGGGCCTGACGGACGAGCAGATAACAGAGCGCCTCTCCACCATCCCGGAGGAGAACGAGGACCTGGAGAGCCAGCTCTTCGACTTAGAGGAGGGCGGAATGAGCACACTGACCCCACACTGCTCCG TGAACAGCTACGGGGACGACGAGGATCAGTCCACGTCTTCGGACAGCGAGGACGAGATCATCAAGCAGTTTGAGATCTCCGTGTCCCGCTCTCAGAGTTTCCGCTCGGGCGCGGGCGCGGCCGAGGCCGGGCAGCCGAGCGCCCCCGGGCAGCGCCACAAATTTACGCGCCTGCTCTCCGACCAGGAGGAGGGCAGCACGGAGCCCTCGGACTGCGAAG ACGCCGATGGGCTCAGCAGGTTGAGCTATCAGGACCCCCTGATGTGCGGGGAGGACGAGCGGGGCTCCGTCGGGTCCCGGGGCACGGCGGACGAGCTGGAGCCCGGTCCGCGCGCGGCCTCCGCCGTCACGGAGGACAGCCTGGACCCCGGCCCGAGCCTACAGGGCGCAGAGGAGAGCATGGAGATGGAGACCGCCGTGGACAACCAAGGCTTCGACAACAACGAGGCCACGGACAGCTCCTCCACGTGGAGCCCCGAG GAACAAGGTGCTGGGGAGCCACTCTCCGAGCCGCCCACCTCCCACCATCCAATCTCCAAGTGCGGCGACCTCATCATCATCCTGGACTACAAGGCGGAGGCGCAGAAGCTGCTGGTGACCGTGGTGACGGCGCGGGACATCCCGGACAAGGAGCGCAGCGGCATGGACGCCTGGCAGGTGCACGTGGTGCTGCTGCCGGGCAAGAAGCAGCGGCACAAGACCAGCGTCCAGCGGGGGTCGGCGCCCCGCTTCAGCGAGACCTTCCGCTTCTCCCGCCTGGACCCCGGCGAGCTGGGCGGCTCCGCCCTGCGCTTCCGCCTCTACGCCATGGGCAAGATTGGGCGCGAGCGCATGATGGGCGAGCGGCTCTTCCACCTGAGCGGCCTCCGCCCCGACGGAGAGATGGAGGCCACGCTGGTGCTGGAGCCTCGCAGCAACATGAAG AGCGCGGACTCCCAGCTGAGCCTGTCGGCCGTCTCTCAGAGTGACAGCGCCTCCTCCACGCAGTCCCTGTCCCACGGCGGAGTCCCCGAGCTGCTCATCGGCCTGTCCTACAACGCCACCACTGGCCGCCTTTCCGTGGAGCTCATCAAGGGCAGCCACTTCCGCAACCTCGCTATCAACAGACCACCTG ACACCTATGGAAAAATGACTCTGCTCAACTCCATGGGGCAGGAGATCTCCCGCTGCAAGACCTCCATCCGACGGGGGCAGCCCAACCCCGTCTACAAGGAGACCTTCGTCTTCCAGGTGGCGCTCTTCCAGCTGAGCGACGTCACCCTCATGATCTCCATCTACAACCGGCGCAGCATGAAGCGCAAGGAGATGGTGGGCTGGGTCTCCATGGGCCAGAACAGCAGCGGCGAGGAGGAGCAGCTCCACTGGCAGGACATGAAGGAGTCGCGGGGCCAGCAGGTGTGCCGCTGGCATGTCCTGCTCGAGTCCTAA